A portion of the Pan troglodytes isolate AG18354 chromosome 10, NHGRI_mPanTro3-v2.0_pri, whole genome shotgun sequence genome contains these proteins:
- the ITGA7 gene encoding integrin alpha-7 isoform X4, translated as MAGARSRDPWGASGICYLFGSLLVELLFSRAVAFNLDVMGALRKEGEPGSLFGFSVALHRQLQPRPQSWLLVGAPQAMALPGQQANRTGGLFACPLSLEETDCYRVDIDQGADMQKESKENQWLGVSVRSQGPGGKIVTCAHRYEARQRVDQILETRDMIGRCFVLSQDLAIRDELDGGEWKFCEGRPQGHEQFGFCQQGTAAAFSPDSHYLLFGAPGTYNWKGLLFVTNIDSSDPDQLVYKTLDPADRLPGPAGDLALNSYLGFSIDSGKGLVRAEELSFVAGAPRANHKGAVVILRKDSASRLVPEVMLSGERLTSGFGYSLAVADLNSDGWPDLIVGAPYFFERQEELGGAVYVYLNQGGHWAGISPLRLCGSLDSMFGISLAVLGDLNQDGFPDIAVGAPFDGDGKVFIYHGSSLGVVAKPSQVLEGEAVGIKSFGYSLSGSLDMDGNQYPDLLVGSLADTAVLFRARPILHVSHEVSIAPRSIDLEQPNCAGGHSVCVDLRVCFSYIAVPSSYSPTVALDYVLDADTDRRLRGQVPRVTFLSRNLEEPKHQASGTVWLKHQHDRVCGDAMFQLQENVKDKLRAIVVTLSYSLQTPRLRRQAPGQGLPPVAPILNAHQPSTQRAEIHFLKQGCGEDKICQSNLQLVRARFCTRVSDTEFQPLPMDVDGTTALFALSGQPVIGLELMVTNLPSDPAQPQADGDDAHEAQLLVMLPDSLHYSGVRALDPAEKPLCLSNENASHVECELGNPMKRGAQVTFYLILSTSGISIETTELEVELLLATISEQELHPVSARARVFIELPLSIAGMAIPQQLFFSGVVRGERAMQSERDVGSKVKYEVTVSNQGQSLRTLGSAFLNIMWPHEIANGKWLLYPMRVELEGGQGPGQKGLCSPRPNILHLDVDSRDRRRRELEPPEQQEPGERQEPSMSWWPVSSAEKKKNITLDCARGTANCVVFSCPLYSFDRAAVLHVWGRLWNSTFLEEYSAVKSLEVIVRANITVKSSIKNLMLRDASIVIPVMVYLDPMAVVAEGVPWWVILLAVLAGLLVLALLVLLLWKMGFFKRAKHPEATVPQYHAVKIPREDRQQFKEEKTGTILRNNWGSPRREGPDAHPILAADGHPELGPDGHPGPGTA; from the exons ATGGCCGGGGCTCGGAGCCGCGACCCTTGGGGGGCCTCCGGGATTTGCTACCTTTTTGGCTCCCTGCTCGTCGAACTGCTCTTCTCACGGGCTGTCGCCTTCAATCTGGACGTGATGGGTGCCTTGCGCAAGGAGGGCGAGCCAGGCAGCCTCTTCGGCTTCTCTGTGGCCCTGCACCGGCAGTTGCAGCCCCGACCCCAGAGCtg GCTGCTGGTGGGTGCTCCCCAGGCCATGGCTCTTCCTGGGCAGCAGGCGAATCGCACTGGAGGCCTCTTCGCTTGCCCGTTGAGCCTGGAGGAGACTGACTGCTACAGAGTGGACATCGACCAGGGAG CTGATATGCAAAAGGAAAGCAAGGAGAACCAGTGGTTGGGAGTCAGTGTTCGGAGCCAGGGGCCTGGGGGCAAGATCGTT ACCTGTGCACACCGATATGAGGCAAGGCAGCGAGTGGACCAGATCCTGGAGACACGGGATATGATTGGTCGCTGCTTTGTGCTCAGCCAGGACCTGGCCATCCGGGATGAGTTGGATGGTGGGGAATGGAAGTTCTGTGAGGGACGCCCCCAAGGCCATGAACAATTTGGGTTCTGCCAGCAGGGCACAGCTGCCGCCTTCTCCCCTGATAGCCACTACCTCCTCTTTGGGGCCCCAGGAACCTATAACTGGAAGG gGTTGCTTTTTGTGACCAACATTGATAGCTCAGACCCCGACCAGCTGGTGTATAAAACTTTGGACCCTGCTGACCGGCTCCCAGGACCAGCCGGAGACTTGGCCCTCAATAGCTACTTAG GCTTCTCTATTGACTCGGGGAAAGGTCTGGTGCGTGCAGAAGAGCTGAGCTTTGTGGCTGGAGCCCCCCGCGCCAACCACAAGGGTGCTGTGGTCATCCTGCGCAAGGACAGCGCCAGTCGCCTGGTGCCTGAGGTTATGCTGTCTGGGGAGCGCCTGACCTCCGGCTTTGGCTACTCACTGGCTGTGGCTGACCTCAACAGTGATGG CTGGCCAGACCTGATAGTGGGTGCCCCCTACTTCTTTGAGCGCCAAGAAGAGCTGGGGGGTGCTGTGTATGTGTACTTGAACCAGGGGGGTCACTGGGCTGGGATCTCCCCTCTCCGGCTCTGCGGCTCCCTTGACTCCATGTTCGGGATCAGCCTGGCTGTCCTGGGGGACCTCAACCAAGATGGCTTTCCAG ATATTGCAGTGGGTGCCCCCTTTGATGGTGATGGGAAAGTCTTCATCTACCATGGGAGCAGCCTGGGGGTTGTCGCCAAACCTTCACAG GTGCTGGAGGGCGAGGCTGTGGGCATCAAGAGCTTCGGCTACTCCCTGTCAGGCAGCTTGGATATGGATGGGAACCAATACCCTGACCTGCTGGTGGGCTCCCTGGCTGACACCGCAGTGCTCTTCAG GGCCAGACCCATCCTCCATGTCTCCCATGAGGTGTCTATTGCTCCACGAAGCATCGACCTGGAGCAGCCCAACTGTGCTGGCGGCCACTCGGTCTG TGTGGACCTAAGGGTCTGTTTCAGCTACATTGCAGTCCCCAGCAGCTATAGCCCTACTGTGG CCCTGGACTACGTGTTAGATGCGGACACAGACCGGAGGCTCCGGGGCCAGGTTCCCCGTGTGACGTTCCTGAGCCGTAACCTGGAAGAACCCAAGCACCAGGCCTCGGGCACCGTGTGGCTGAAGCACCAGCATGACCGAGTCTGTGGAGATGCCATGTTCCAGCTCCAG GAAAATGTCAAAGACAAGCTTCGGGCCATTGTAGTGACCTTGTCCTACAGTCTCCAGACCCCTCGGCTCCGGCGACAGGCTCCTGGCCAGGGGCTGCCTCCAGTGGCCCCCATCCTCAATGCCCACCAGCCCAGCACCCAGCGGGCAGAG ATCCACTTCCTGAAGCAAGGCTGTGGTGAAGACAAGATCTGCCAGAGCAATCTGCAGTTGGTCCGCGCCCGCTTCTGTACCCGGGTCAGCGACACGgaattccaacctctgcccat GGATGTGGATGGAACAACAGCCCTGTTTGCACTGAGTGGGCAGCCAGTCATTGGCCTGGAGCTGATGGTCACCAACCTGCCATCggacccagcccagccccaggctgATGGGGATGATGCCCATGAAGCCCAGCTCCTGGTCATGCTTCCTGACTCACTGCACTACTCAGGGGTCCGGGCCCTGGACCCTGCG GAGAAGCCACTCTGCCTGTCCAATGAGAATGCCTCCCATGTTGAGTGTGAGCTGGGGAACCCCATGAAGAGAGGTGCCCAG GTCACCTTCTACCTCATCCTTAGCACCTCAGGGATCAGCATTGAGACCACGGAACTGGAGGTAGAGCTGCTGTTGGCCAC GATCAGTGAGCAGGAGCTGCATCCAGTCTCTGCACGAGCCCGTGTCTTCATTGAGCTGCCACTGTCCATTGCAGG AATGGCCATTCCCCAGCAACTCTTCTTCTCTGGTGTGGTGAGGGGCGAGAGAGCCATGCAGTCTGAGCGGGATGTGGGCAGCAAGGTCAAGTATGAGGTCACG GTTTCCAACCAAGGCCAGTCGCTCAGAACCCTGGGCTCTGCCTTCCTCAACATCATGTGGCCTCATGAGATTGCCAATGGGAAGTGGTTGCTGTACCCAATGCGGGTTGAGCTGGAGGGCGGGCAGGGGCCTGGGCAGAAAGGGCTTTGCTCTCCCAGGCCCAACATCCTCCACCTG GATGTGGACAGTAGGGATAGGAGGCGGCGGGAGCTGGAGCCACCTGAGCAGCAGGAGCCTGGTGAGCGGCAGGAGCCCAGCATGTCCTGGTGGCCAGTGTCCTCTgctgagaagaagaaaaacatcacCCTG GACTGCGCCCGGGGCACGGCCAACTGTGTGGTGTTCAGCTGCCCACTCTACAGCTTTGACCGCGCGGCTGTGCTGCATGTCTGGGGCCGTCTCTGGAACAGCACCTTTCTGGAG GAGTACTCAGCTGTGAAGTCCCTGGAAGTGATTGTCCGGGCCAACATCACAGTGAAGTCCTCCATAAAGAACTTGATGCTCCGAGATGCCTCCATAGTG ATCCCAGTGATGGTATACTTGGACCCCATGGCTGTGGTGGCAGAAGGAGTGCCCTGGTGGGTCATCCTCCTGGCTGTACTGGCTGGGCTGCTGGTGCTAGCACTGCTGGTGCTACTCCTGTGGAAG ATGGGATTCTTCAAACGGGCGAAGCACCCCGAGGCCACCGTGCCCCAGTACCATGCGGTGAAGATTCCTCGGGAAGACCGACAGcagttcaaggaggagaagaCGGGCACCATCCTGAGGAACAACTGGGGCAGCCCCCGGCGGGAGGGCCCGGATGCACACCCCATCCTGGCTGCCGACGGGCATCCCGAGCTGGGCCCCGATGGGCATCCAGGGCCAGGCACCGCCTAG
- the ITGA7 gene encoding integrin alpha-7 isoform X5 yields the protein MAGARSRDPWGASGICYLFGSLLVELLFSRAVAFNLDVMGALRKEGEPGSLFGFSVALHRQLQPRPQSWLLVGAPQAMALPGQQANRTGGLFACPLSLEETDCYRVDIDQGADMQKESKENQWLGVSVRSQGPGGKIVTCAHRYEARQRVDQILETRDMIGRCFVLSQDLAIRDELDGGEWKFCEGRPQGHEQFGFCQQGTAAAFSPDSHYLLFGAPGTYNWKGTARVELCAQGSADLAHLDDGPYEAGGEKEQDPRLIPVPANSYFGLLFVTNIDSSDPDQLVYKTLDPADRLPGPAGDLALNSYLGFSIDSGKGLVRAEELSFVAGAPRANHKGAVVILRKDSASRLVPEVMLSGERLTSGFGYSLAVADLNSDGWPDLIVGAPYFFERQEELGGAVYVYLNQGGHWAGISPLRLCGSLDSMFGISLAVLGDLNQDGFPDIAVGAPFDGDGKVFIYHGSSLGVVAKPSQVLEGEAVGIKSFGYSLSGSLDMDGNQYPDLLVGSLADTAVLFRARPILHVSHEVSIAPRSIDLEQPNCAGGHSVCVDLRVCFSYIAVPSSYSPTVALDYVLDADTDRRLRGQVPRVTFLSRNLEEPKHQASGTVWLKHQHDRVCGDAMFQLQENVKDKLRAIVVTLSYSLQTPRLRRQAPGQGLPPVAPILNAHQPSTQRAEIHFLKQGCGEDKICQSNLQLVRARFCTRVSDTEFQPLPMDVDGTTALFALSGQPVIGLELMVTNLPSDPAQPQADGDDAHEAQLLVMLPDSLHYSGVRALDPAEKPLCLSNENASHVECELGNPMKRGAQVTFYLILSTSGISIETTELEVELLLATISEQELHPVSARARVFIELPLSIAGMAIPQQLFFSGVVRGERAMQSERDVGSKVKYEVTVSNQGQSLRTLGSAFLNIMWPHEIANGKWLLYPMRVELEGGQGPGQKGLCSPRPNILHLDVDSRDRRRRELEPPEQQEPGERQEPSMSWWPVSSAEKKKNITLDCARGTANCVVFSCPLYSFDRAAVLHVWGRLWNSTFLEEYSAVKSLEVIVRANITVKSSIKNLMLRDASIVIPVMVYLDPMAVVAEGVPWWVILLAVLAGLLVLALLVLLLWKQGW from the exons ATGGCCGGGGCTCGGAGCCGCGACCCTTGGGGGGCCTCCGGGATTTGCTACCTTTTTGGCTCCCTGCTCGTCGAACTGCTCTTCTCACGGGCTGTCGCCTTCAATCTGGACGTGATGGGTGCCTTGCGCAAGGAGGGCGAGCCAGGCAGCCTCTTCGGCTTCTCTGTGGCCCTGCACCGGCAGTTGCAGCCCCGACCCCAGAGCtg GCTGCTGGTGGGTGCTCCCCAGGCCATGGCTCTTCCTGGGCAGCAGGCGAATCGCACTGGAGGCCTCTTCGCTTGCCCGTTGAGCCTGGAGGAGACTGACTGCTACAGAGTGGACATCGACCAGGGAG CTGATATGCAAAAGGAAAGCAAGGAGAACCAGTGGTTGGGAGTCAGTGTTCGGAGCCAGGGGCCTGGGGGCAAGATCGTT ACCTGTGCACACCGATATGAGGCAAGGCAGCGAGTGGACCAGATCCTGGAGACACGGGATATGATTGGTCGCTGCTTTGTGCTCAGCCAGGACCTGGCCATCCGGGATGAGTTGGATGGTGGGGAATGGAAGTTCTGTGAGGGACGCCCCCAAGGCCATGAACAATTTGGGTTCTGCCAGCAGGGCACAGCTGCCGCCTTCTCCCCTGATAGCCACTACCTCCTCTTTGGGGCCCCAGGAACCTATAACTGGAAGG GCACCGCCAGGGTGGAGCTCTGTGCACAGGGCTCAGCGGACCTGGCACACCTGGACGACGGTCCCTACGAGGCGGGGGGAGAGAAGGAGCAGGACCCCCGCCTCATCCCGGTCCCTGCCAACAGCTACTTTG gGTTGCTTTTTGTGACCAACATTGATAGCTCAGACCCCGACCAGCTGGTGTATAAAACTTTGGACCCTGCTGACCGGCTCCCAGGACCAGCCGGAGACTTGGCCCTCAATAGCTACTTAG GCTTCTCTATTGACTCGGGGAAAGGTCTGGTGCGTGCAGAAGAGCTGAGCTTTGTGGCTGGAGCCCCCCGCGCCAACCACAAGGGTGCTGTGGTCATCCTGCGCAAGGACAGCGCCAGTCGCCTGGTGCCTGAGGTTATGCTGTCTGGGGAGCGCCTGACCTCCGGCTTTGGCTACTCACTGGCTGTGGCTGACCTCAACAGTGATGG CTGGCCAGACCTGATAGTGGGTGCCCCCTACTTCTTTGAGCGCCAAGAAGAGCTGGGGGGTGCTGTGTATGTGTACTTGAACCAGGGGGGTCACTGGGCTGGGATCTCCCCTCTCCGGCTCTGCGGCTCCCTTGACTCCATGTTCGGGATCAGCCTGGCTGTCCTGGGGGACCTCAACCAAGATGGCTTTCCAG ATATTGCAGTGGGTGCCCCCTTTGATGGTGATGGGAAAGTCTTCATCTACCATGGGAGCAGCCTGGGGGTTGTCGCCAAACCTTCACAG GTGCTGGAGGGCGAGGCTGTGGGCATCAAGAGCTTCGGCTACTCCCTGTCAGGCAGCTTGGATATGGATGGGAACCAATACCCTGACCTGCTGGTGGGCTCCCTGGCTGACACCGCAGTGCTCTTCAG GGCCAGACCCATCCTCCATGTCTCCCATGAGGTGTCTATTGCTCCACGAAGCATCGACCTGGAGCAGCCCAACTGTGCTGGCGGCCACTCGGTCTG TGTGGACCTAAGGGTCTGTTTCAGCTACATTGCAGTCCCCAGCAGCTATAGCCCTACTGTGG CCCTGGACTACGTGTTAGATGCGGACACAGACCGGAGGCTCCGGGGCCAGGTTCCCCGTGTGACGTTCCTGAGCCGTAACCTGGAAGAACCCAAGCACCAGGCCTCGGGCACCGTGTGGCTGAAGCACCAGCATGACCGAGTCTGTGGAGATGCCATGTTCCAGCTCCAG GAAAATGTCAAAGACAAGCTTCGGGCCATTGTAGTGACCTTGTCCTACAGTCTCCAGACCCCTCGGCTCCGGCGACAGGCTCCTGGCCAGGGGCTGCCTCCAGTGGCCCCCATCCTCAATGCCCACCAGCCCAGCACCCAGCGGGCAGAG ATCCACTTCCTGAAGCAAGGCTGTGGTGAAGACAAGATCTGCCAGAGCAATCTGCAGTTGGTCCGCGCCCGCTTCTGTACCCGGGTCAGCGACACGgaattccaacctctgcccat GGATGTGGATGGAACAACAGCCCTGTTTGCACTGAGTGGGCAGCCAGTCATTGGCCTGGAGCTGATGGTCACCAACCTGCCATCggacccagcccagccccaggctgATGGGGATGATGCCCATGAAGCCCAGCTCCTGGTCATGCTTCCTGACTCACTGCACTACTCAGGGGTCCGGGCCCTGGACCCTGCG GAGAAGCCACTCTGCCTGTCCAATGAGAATGCCTCCCATGTTGAGTGTGAGCTGGGGAACCCCATGAAGAGAGGTGCCCAG GTCACCTTCTACCTCATCCTTAGCACCTCAGGGATCAGCATTGAGACCACGGAACTGGAGGTAGAGCTGCTGTTGGCCAC GATCAGTGAGCAGGAGCTGCATCCAGTCTCTGCACGAGCCCGTGTCTTCATTGAGCTGCCACTGTCCATTGCAGG AATGGCCATTCCCCAGCAACTCTTCTTCTCTGGTGTGGTGAGGGGCGAGAGAGCCATGCAGTCTGAGCGGGATGTGGGCAGCAAGGTCAAGTATGAGGTCACG GTTTCCAACCAAGGCCAGTCGCTCAGAACCCTGGGCTCTGCCTTCCTCAACATCATGTGGCCTCATGAGATTGCCAATGGGAAGTGGTTGCTGTACCCAATGCGGGTTGAGCTGGAGGGCGGGCAGGGGCCTGGGCAGAAAGGGCTTTGCTCTCCCAGGCCCAACATCCTCCACCTG GATGTGGACAGTAGGGATAGGAGGCGGCGGGAGCTGGAGCCACCTGAGCAGCAGGAGCCTGGTGAGCGGCAGGAGCCCAGCATGTCCTGGTGGCCAGTGTCCTCTgctgagaagaagaaaaacatcacCCTG GACTGCGCCCGGGGCACGGCCAACTGTGTGGTGTTCAGCTGCCCACTCTACAGCTTTGACCGCGCGGCTGTGCTGCATGTCTGGGGCCGTCTCTGGAACAGCACCTTTCTGGAG GAGTACTCAGCTGTGAAGTCCCTGGAAGTGATTGTCCGGGCCAACATCACAGTGAAGTCCTCCATAAAGAACTTGATGCTCCGAGATGCCTCCATAGTG ATCCCAGTGATGGTATACTTGGACCCCATGGCTGTGGTGGCAGAAGGAGTGCCCTGGTGGGTCATCCTCCTGGCTGTACTGGCTGGGCTGCTGGTGCTAGCACTGCTGGTGCTACTCCTGTGGAAG CAGGGATGGTGA
- the ITGA7 gene encoding integrin alpha-7 isoform X6, with the protein MAGARSRDPWGASGICYLFGSLLVELLFSRAVAFNLDVMGALRKEGEPGSLFGFSVALHRQLQPRPQSWLLVGAPQAMALPGQQANRTGGLFACPLSLEETDCYRVDIDQGADMQKESKENQWLGVSVRSQGPGGKIVTCAHRYEARQRVDQILETRDMIGRCFVLSQDLAIRDELDGGEWKFCEGRPQGHEQFGFCQQGTAAAFSPDSHYLLFGAPGTYNWKGTARVELCAQGSADLAHLDDGPYEAGGEKEQDPRLIPVPANSYFGLLFVTNIDSSDPDQLVYKTLDPADRLPGPAGDLALNSYLGFSIDSGKGLVRAEELSFVAGAPRANHKGAVVILRKDSASRLVPEVMLSGERLTSGFGYSLAVADLNSDGWPDLIVGAPYFFERQEELGGAVYVYLNQGGHWAGISPLRLCGSLDSMFGISLAVLGDLNQDGFPDIAVGAPFDGDGKVFIYHGSSLGVVAKPSQVLEGEAVGIKSFGYSLSGSLDMDGNQYPDLLVGSLADTAVLFRARPILHVSHEVSIAPRSIDLEQPNCAGGHSVCVDLRVCFSYIAVPSSYSPTVALDYVLDADTDRRLRGQVPRVTFLSRNLEEPKHQASGTVWLKHQHDRVCGDAMFQLQENVKDKLRAIVVTLSYSLQTPRLRRQAPGQGLPPVAPILNAHQPSTQRAEIHFLKQGCGEDKICQSNLQLVRARFCTRVSDTEFQPLPMDVDGTTALFALSGQPVIGLELMVTNLPSDPAQPQADGDDAHEAQLLVMLPDSLHYSGVRALDPAEKPLCLSNENASHVECELGNPMKRGAQVTFYLILSTSGISIETTELEVELLLATISEQELHPVSARARVFIELPLSIAGMAIPQQLFFSGVVRGERAMQSERDVGSKVKYEVTVSNQGQSLRTLGSAFLNIMWPHEIANGKWLLYPMRVELEGGQGPGQKGLCSPRPNILHLDVDSRDRRRRELEPPEQQEPGERQEPSMSWWPVSSAEKKKNITLDCARGTANCVVFSCPLYSFDRAAVLHVWGRLWNSTFLEEYSAVKSLEVIVRANITVKSSIKNLMLRDASIVIPVMVYLDPMAVVAEGVPWWVILLAVLAGLLVLALLVLLLWKGW; encoded by the exons ATGGCCGGGGCTCGGAGCCGCGACCCTTGGGGGGCCTCCGGGATTTGCTACCTTTTTGGCTCCCTGCTCGTCGAACTGCTCTTCTCACGGGCTGTCGCCTTCAATCTGGACGTGATGGGTGCCTTGCGCAAGGAGGGCGAGCCAGGCAGCCTCTTCGGCTTCTCTGTGGCCCTGCACCGGCAGTTGCAGCCCCGACCCCAGAGCtg GCTGCTGGTGGGTGCTCCCCAGGCCATGGCTCTTCCTGGGCAGCAGGCGAATCGCACTGGAGGCCTCTTCGCTTGCCCGTTGAGCCTGGAGGAGACTGACTGCTACAGAGTGGACATCGACCAGGGAG CTGATATGCAAAAGGAAAGCAAGGAGAACCAGTGGTTGGGAGTCAGTGTTCGGAGCCAGGGGCCTGGGGGCAAGATCGTT ACCTGTGCACACCGATATGAGGCAAGGCAGCGAGTGGACCAGATCCTGGAGACACGGGATATGATTGGTCGCTGCTTTGTGCTCAGCCAGGACCTGGCCATCCGGGATGAGTTGGATGGTGGGGAATGGAAGTTCTGTGAGGGACGCCCCCAAGGCCATGAACAATTTGGGTTCTGCCAGCAGGGCACAGCTGCCGCCTTCTCCCCTGATAGCCACTACCTCCTCTTTGGGGCCCCAGGAACCTATAACTGGAAGG GCACCGCCAGGGTGGAGCTCTGTGCACAGGGCTCAGCGGACCTGGCACACCTGGACGACGGTCCCTACGAGGCGGGGGGAGAGAAGGAGCAGGACCCCCGCCTCATCCCGGTCCCTGCCAACAGCTACTTTG gGTTGCTTTTTGTGACCAACATTGATAGCTCAGACCCCGACCAGCTGGTGTATAAAACTTTGGACCCTGCTGACCGGCTCCCAGGACCAGCCGGAGACTTGGCCCTCAATAGCTACTTAG GCTTCTCTATTGACTCGGGGAAAGGTCTGGTGCGTGCAGAAGAGCTGAGCTTTGTGGCTGGAGCCCCCCGCGCCAACCACAAGGGTGCTGTGGTCATCCTGCGCAAGGACAGCGCCAGTCGCCTGGTGCCTGAGGTTATGCTGTCTGGGGAGCGCCTGACCTCCGGCTTTGGCTACTCACTGGCTGTGGCTGACCTCAACAGTGATGG CTGGCCAGACCTGATAGTGGGTGCCCCCTACTTCTTTGAGCGCCAAGAAGAGCTGGGGGGTGCTGTGTATGTGTACTTGAACCAGGGGGGTCACTGGGCTGGGATCTCCCCTCTCCGGCTCTGCGGCTCCCTTGACTCCATGTTCGGGATCAGCCTGGCTGTCCTGGGGGACCTCAACCAAGATGGCTTTCCAG ATATTGCAGTGGGTGCCCCCTTTGATGGTGATGGGAAAGTCTTCATCTACCATGGGAGCAGCCTGGGGGTTGTCGCCAAACCTTCACAG GTGCTGGAGGGCGAGGCTGTGGGCATCAAGAGCTTCGGCTACTCCCTGTCAGGCAGCTTGGATATGGATGGGAACCAATACCCTGACCTGCTGGTGGGCTCCCTGGCTGACACCGCAGTGCTCTTCAG GGCCAGACCCATCCTCCATGTCTCCCATGAGGTGTCTATTGCTCCACGAAGCATCGACCTGGAGCAGCCCAACTGTGCTGGCGGCCACTCGGTCTG TGTGGACCTAAGGGTCTGTTTCAGCTACATTGCAGTCCCCAGCAGCTATAGCCCTACTGTGG CCCTGGACTACGTGTTAGATGCGGACACAGACCGGAGGCTCCGGGGCCAGGTTCCCCGTGTGACGTTCCTGAGCCGTAACCTGGAAGAACCCAAGCACCAGGCCTCGGGCACCGTGTGGCTGAAGCACCAGCATGACCGAGTCTGTGGAGATGCCATGTTCCAGCTCCAG GAAAATGTCAAAGACAAGCTTCGGGCCATTGTAGTGACCTTGTCCTACAGTCTCCAGACCCCTCGGCTCCGGCGACAGGCTCCTGGCCAGGGGCTGCCTCCAGTGGCCCCCATCCTCAATGCCCACCAGCCCAGCACCCAGCGGGCAGAG ATCCACTTCCTGAAGCAAGGCTGTGGTGAAGACAAGATCTGCCAGAGCAATCTGCAGTTGGTCCGCGCCCGCTTCTGTACCCGGGTCAGCGACACGgaattccaacctctgcccat GGATGTGGATGGAACAACAGCCCTGTTTGCACTGAGTGGGCAGCCAGTCATTGGCCTGGAGCTGATGGTCACCAACCTGCCATCggacccagcccagccccaggctgATGGGGATGATGCCCATGAAGCCCAGCTCCTGGTCATGCTTCCTGACTCACTGCACTACTCAGGGGTCCGGGCCCTGGACCCTGCG GAGAAGCCACTCTGCCTGTCCAATGAGAATGCCTCCCATGTTGAGTGTGAGCTGGGGAACCCCATGAAGAGAGGTGCCCAG GTCACCTTCTACCTCATCCTTAGCACCTCAGGGATCAGCATTGAGACCACGGAACTGGAGGTAGAGCTGCTGTTGGCCAC GATCAGTGAGCAGGAGCTGCATCCAGTCTCTGCACGAGCCCGTGTCTTCATTGAGCTGCCACTGTCCATTGCAGG AATGGCCATTCCCCAGCAACTCTTCTTCTCTGGTGTGGTGAGGGGCGAGAGAGCCATGCAGTCTGAGCGGGATGTGGGCAGCAAGGTCAAGTATGAGGTCACG GTTTCCAACCAAGGCCAGTCGCTCAGAACCCTGGGCTCTGCCTTCCTCAACATCATGTGGCCTCATGAGATTGCCAATGGGAAGTGGTTGCTGTACCCAATGCGGGTTGAGCTGGAGGGCGGGCAGGGGCCTGGGCAGAAAGGGCTTTGCTCTCCCAGGCCCAACATCCTCCACCTG GATGTGGACAGTAGGGATAGGAGGCGGCGGGAGCTGGAGCCACCTGAGCAGCAGGAGCCTGGTGAGCGGCAGGAGCCCAGCATGTCCTGGTGGCCAGTGTCCTCTgctgagaagaagaaaaacatcacCCTG GACTGCGCCCGGGGCACGGCCAACTGTGTGGTGTTCAGCTGCCCACTCTACAGCTTTGACCGCGCGGCTGTGCTGCATGTCTGGGGCCGTCTCTGGAACAGCACCTTTCTGGAG GAGTACTCAGCTGTGAAGTCCCTGGAAGTGATTGTCCGGGCCAACATCACAGTGAAGTCCTCCATAAAGAACTTGATGCTCCGAGATGCCTCCATAGTG ATCCCAGTGATGGTATACTTGGACCCCATGGCTGTGGTGGCAGAAGGAGTGCCCTGGTGGGTCATCCTCCTGGCTGTACTGGCTGGGCTGCTGGTGCTAGCACTGCTGGTGCTACTCCTGTGGAAG GGATGGTGA